A single region of the Neisseria zoodegmatis genome encodes:
- a CDS encoding CDP-alcohol phosphatidyltransferase family protein, with translation MSIYALKPKFQNLLRPLVRRLYARGVTANQVTLFACAVSIALGVWLSIFADTPAWFWLLPVWLFVRMALNAVDGMLAREFGQQSKLGGYLNEVTDVAADAALYLPFAFIAPFGGVQIGLFIWLAAMNELCGVLGQVHGNGRRYDGPVGKSDRAFVFGALGLWYALSDGLPQWLEWGMWLLAALLVYTCVRRIRNGLQEAV, from the coding sequence ATGAGCATCTACGCCCTCAAACCCAAATTTCAAAATCTGTTGCGCCCGCTGGTGCGCCGCCTGTATGCGCGGGGTGTTACCGCCAATCAGGTAACGCTGTTTGCCTGTGCAGTTTCGATTGCGCTCGGCGTGTGGTTGAGTATTTTTGCCGATACACCGGCATGGTTTTGGCTGCTGCCGGTATGGTTGTTTGTGCGCATGGCTTTGAATGCGGTCGACGGCATGCTGGCGCGTGAGTTCGGCCAGCAGTCGAAACTGGGCGGTTATCTGAACGAAGTTACCGATGTGGCCGCCGATGCCGCGCTGTATCTGCCGTTTGCGTTTATCGCGCCGTTTGGCGGTGTGCAGATCGGCTTGTTTATCTGGCTGGCGGCAATGAACGAATTGTGCGGCGTGCTCGGTCAGGTGCACGGTAACGGCCGCCGTTACGACGGGCCGGTGGGTAAAAGCGACCGCGCATTTGTGTTCGGCGCTTTGGGTTTGTGGTATGCGCTTTCAGACGGCCTGCCGCAATGGTTGGAATGGGGTATGTGGCTGTTGGCTGCATTGCTGGTTTACACCTGCGTGCGGCGTATCCGCAACGGCTTGCAAGAGGCCGTCTGA
- a CDS encoding M23 family metallopeptidase produces MPAVAAAGRFWQNKPVRWSILGVLLPVSGMVAAYAVNEPQPEKDLYRAERVMEELPPVYVESGIVNGSYWAQEAVQPGDSLTDVLFRIGVSEENIRQVLVHSSIDRDLIQLRAGQSVNVRFDASGDVTDVQFFNDDDNGFRDLVAIEKVNGKWGTSTSAIDMETMPTLRSVQVRTSARGALAQAGVPVEIRESLSEIFTDVVNVEELGEGDSIRLLYNSMYFRGQEMATGDILAAEVVKDGKTYQAYYYSQGKGDEESGSYYDQHGKALHSTDGFNVKPVEYTRISSPYGMRVHPVLHTVKMHTGIDYAAATGTPIRATADGTLTFKGWKGGYGNTVVLTHSNGIETLYAHMSAFSPAEGKVKAGEVIGYVGSTGRSTGPHLHYEVRKNGQHMNPTAIALPTPKLTPTNMAEFRKQQETHSATLAAVRNLPVAVTQLD; encoded by the coding sequence CTGCCTGCCGTGGCTGCTGCGGGACGTTTTTGGCAAAACAAACCTGTCCGCTGGTCGATTTTGGGCGTGTTGCTGCCCGTCTCAGGCATGGTGGCCGCTTATGCGGTTAACGAGCCGCAGCCTGAGAAAGACCTTTACCGCGCCGAGCGCGTGATGGAAGAGTTGCCGCCCGTTTATGTGGAAAGCGGTATCGTGAATGGCAGCTATTGGGCGCAGGAAGCGGTACAGCCGGGCGATTCGCTCACCGATGTATTGTTCCGTATCGGTGTGTCGGAAGAGAACATCCGCCAAGTGCTGGTGCACAGCTCGATTGACCGCGACTTGATCCAACTTCGCGCGGGGCAGTCGGTTAACGTGCGCTTTGATGCGTCGGGCGACGTAACCGATGTGCAGTTCTTCAACGATGACGACAACGGTTTCCGCGATTTGGTGGCGATTGAGAAAGTGAACGGTAAATGGGGCACTTCCACTTCCGCCATTGATATGGAAACCATGCCTACCCTGCGTTCGGTGCAAGTGCGTACTTCGGCGCGCGGTGCGTTGGCTCAGGCCGGTGTGCCGGTGGAAATCCGCGAATCGTTGAGCGAGATTTTCACTGATGTGGTTAATGTTGAAGAGTTGGGCGAAGGTGATTCCATCCGTCTGCTTTACAACAGCATGTATTTCCGCGGTCAGGAAATGGCTACGGGCGATATTTTGGCCGCCGAAGTGGTTAAAGACGGCAAAACCTATCAGGCTTATTATTACAGCCAAGGTAAGGGCGACGAGGAAAGCGGTAGCTACTACGACCAACACGGTAAAGCACTGCACTCAACCGACGGTTTCAATGTGAAACCGGTTGAATACACGCGTATTTCTTCGCCTTACGGTATGCGCGTTCACCCTGTATTGCACACGGTTAAGATGCACACCGGTATCGACTATGCTGCCGCCACGGGTACGCCTATCCGCGCAACTGCCGACGGTACGCTGACTTTCAAAGGCTGGAAAGGCGGTTACGGTAATACGGTGGTGCTGACGCACAGCAACGGCATCGAAACTCTGTATGCGCATATGAGTGCTTTCTCTCCGGCTGAGGGTAAAGTGAAAGCCGGCGAAGTGATCGGTTATGTGGGCAGTACCGGACGTTCTACCGGCCCGCACTTGCACTATGAAGTGCGCAAGAACGGCCAGCACATGAACCCGACCGCCATCGCCTTGCCGACGCCGAAGCTGACGCCGACCAATATGGCCGAATTCCGCAAACAGCAGGAAACGCATTCTGCTACGCTGGCAGCGGTACGCAATCTGCCGGTAGCGGTCACGCAGCTCGACTAA